From Vitis vinifera cultivar Pinot Noir 40024 chromosome 5, ASM3070453v1, the proteins below share one genomic window:
- the LOC100249421 gene encoding disease resistance protein RUN1, producing MASSSTHRASSSTTSISRNYDVFLSFRGGDTRRNFTDHLYTTLTASGIQTFRDDEELEKGGDIASDLLRAIEESRFFIIVFSKNYAYSRWCLNELVKIIERKSQKESVVLPIFYHVDPSDVRNQRGSFGEALAYHERDANQEKKEMVQKWRIALTKAAYLSGCHVDDQYETEVVKEIVNTIIRRLNRQPLSVGKNIVGISVHLEKLKSLMNTELNEVRVIGICGTGGVGKTTIAKAIYNEISCQYDGSSFLRNMRERSKGDILQLQQELLHGILRGKFFKINTVDEGISMIKRCLSSNRVLIIFDDVDELKQLEYLAEEKDWFQAKSTIIITSRDKHVLARYGVDIPYEVSKLNKEEAIELFSLWAFKQNHPKEVYKNLSYNIIDYANGLPLALKVLGASLFGKKISEWESAMCKLKIIPHMEIHNVLRISFDGLDDVDKGIFLDVACFFKGDDKYFVSRILGPHAKHGITTLADRCLITVSKNRLDMHDLIQQMGWEIIRQECPKDPGRRSRLWDSNAYHVLIRNMGTQAIEGLFLDRCKFNPSQLTMESFKEMNKLRLLKIHNPRRKLFLENHLPRDFEFSAYELRYLHWDGYPLESLPMNFHAKNLVELSLRDSNIKQVWRGNKLHDKLRVIDLSHSVHLIRIPDLSSVPNLEILTLEGCVNLELLPRGIYKLKHLQTLSCNGCSKLERFPEIMANMRKLRVLDLSGTAIMDLPSSITHLNGLQTLLLQECSKLHQIPSHICYLSSLKKLNLEGGHFSSIPPTINQLSRLKALNLSHCNNLEQIPELPSGLINLDVHHCTSLENLSSPSNLLWSSLFKCFKSKIQARDFRRPVRTFIAERNGIPEWICHQKSGFKITMKLPWSWYENDDFLGFVLCSLYVPLEIETTPHRDFNCKLNFDDDSAYFSCHSHQFCEFCYDEDASSQGCLIYYPKSNIPEGYHSNEWRTLNASFNVYFGVKPVKVARCGFHFLYAHDYEQNNLTIVQRRSCDTSSAVEDTNTDVERSCDGTTLNIDGNGVDAQDHEMDHMHRWLELLCKFVHWICCTRH from the exons ATGGCTTCTTCCAGCACCCATAGAGCCTCTTCTTCGACTACTTCTATTTCTCGTAATTATGATGTGTTCTTGAGTTTTAGAGGTGGCGATACTCGCAGAAATTTCACTGATCATCTATATACCACATTGACTGCATCTGGAATTCAAACTTTCAGAGATGATGAAGAACTTGAGAAAGGAGGAGATATTGCATCTGATCTCTTGAGAGCTATAGAAGAATCGaggttttttattattgttttctcaaaaaattatgCTTACTCCAGATGGTGTTTAAATGAACTCGTAAAGATCATTGAACGCAAGAGCCAAAAGGAATCAGTGGTTCTACCAATCTTCTACCATGTGGATCCATCTGATGTACGAAACCAAAGGGGAAGTTTCGGAGAAGCACTTGCCTACCATGAAAGAGATGCAAATCAAGAAAAGAAGGAGATGGTACAAAAGTGGAGGATTGCCTTGACAAAAGCAGCTTATCTATCCGGATGCCATGTGGATGACCA GTATGAGACTGAGGTTGTCAAGGAAATTGTTAATACAATCATTAGAAGATTAAACCGTCAACCTTTAAGTGTGGGAAAGAACATAGTTGGAATTAGTGTTcatttggaaaaattgaaatcgtTGATGAACACCGAGTTAAATGAGGTTAGAGTCATAGGGATATGTGGAACTGGTGGGGTTGGTAAGACTACTATCGCCAAGGCTATTTATAATGAGATCTCATGTCAATATGATGGTAGTAGCTTTCTGAGAAATATGAGAGAGAGATCCAAAGGTGATATACTTCAATTACAGCAGGAACTTCTTCATGGTATCCTAAGGGgaaaattttttaagataaacaCTGTTGATGAAGGAATTAGTATGATAAAGAGGTGTCTAAGCTCCAATAGAGTTCTTATTATTTTTGATGATGTTGATGAGTTGAAACAACTAGAATATTTGGCTGAAGAGAAGGATTGGTTTCAGGCAAAAAGTACAATCATCATTACATCTAGAGACAAACATGTGCTTGCTCGATATGGAGTGGATATACCATATGAGGTTTCAAAATTAAACAAGGAAGAAGCTATTGAGCTCTTTAGTTTGTGGGCCTTTAAACAAAATCATCCCAAAGAAGTTTATAAAAACCTCTCATACAATATCATAGATTATGCTAATGGCCTTCCGTTAGCACTTAAAGTTTTGGGTGCTtctctttttggaaagaaaataagtgaatGGGAAAGTGCAATGTGTAAGCTAAAAATAATACCCCACATGGAAATTCACAATGTACTTAGAATAAGTTTTGATGGACTCGATGACGTAGACAAAGGGATATTTTTGGATGTTGCATGCTTTTTCAAAGGAGATGacaaatattttgtttcaagAATATTGGGCCCTCATGCAAAGCACGGAATAACAACTCTAGCTGATAGATGTCTCATAACTGTTTCAAAAAACAGGCTAGATATGCATGATTTAATACAACAAATGGGTTGGGAGATTATTCGTCAAGAATGTCCTAAAGACCCTGGAAGAAGGAGTAGATTGTGGGATTCTAATGCCTATCATGTGCTTATAAGAAATATG GGGACACAAGCAATTGAAGGACTATTCCTAGATAGATGTAAATTTAATCCATCACAACTTACCATGGAATCTTTCAAAGAGATGAATAAACTTAGATTGCTCAAAATCCATAACCCGCGTAGAAAGCTATTTCTTGAAAACCACCTTCCAAGGGACTTTGAATTCTCTGCTTATGAGTTAAGATATCTGCATTGGGATGGATACCCTTTAGAATCTTTGCCAATGAATTTTCATGCAAAGAACCTTGTTGAACTCTCATTAAGGGACAGCAATATAAAGCAAGTTTGGAGGGGGAATAAg CTTCATGACAAGTTGAGGGTTATTGATCTCAGTCACTCTGTCCATCTCATAAGAATTCCAGACTTATCAAGTGTGCCAAACTTGGAGATTCTAACTCTAGAAG GGTGTGTAAACCTGGAGCTTCTTCCAAGAGGCATTTACAAGTTGAAACACCTTCAAACTTTGTCTTGCAATGGCTGTTCAAAGCTAGAGAGATTTCCAGAAATCATGGCCAATATGAGAAAGCTAAGGGTGCTTGATTTGAGTGGAACAGCTATAATGGACTTACCGTCATCAATTACACATCTAAATGGTCTTCAAACTCTCCTACTTCAAGAGTGTTCAAAGCTCCACCAAATCCCTAGTCATATTTGCTATTTATCATCATTAAAGAAACTAAATCTGGAAGGGGGCCATTTTAGTAGCATACCTCCTACCATCAATCAGCTTTCCAGGCTGAAAGCCCTTAACCTTAGTCACTGCAACAATCTTGAACAAATTCCAGAGCTTCCATCAGGTTTAATTAATCTAGATGTCCATCACTGCACATCCCTGGAAAATTTATCCAGTCCATCAAATCTACTCTGGTCTTCTTTATTCAAATGTTTTAAATCCAAAATTCAG GCGCGTGACTTTAGAAGACCTGTCAGAACTTTTATTGCTGAAAGAAATGGGATTCCGGAGTGGATATGCCATCAGAAAAGCGGGttcaaaataacaatgaaacTTCCCTGGAGTTGGTATGAAAATGATGACTTCTTGGGCTTTGTTCTGTGCTCTCTTTATGTTCCACTTGAGATTGAGACCACACCACATAGGGATTTCAACTGTAAATTGAATTTCGATGATGACAGTGCATATTTTTCCTGTCACTCTCATCAATTTTGTGAATTCTGCTATGATGAAGATGCATCAAGTCAAGGGTGCTTGATAtattatcctaagtcaaataTTCCCGAGGGATATCACTCAAATGAATGGAGAACCTTGAACGCTTCATTTAATGTCTACTTTGGTGTTAAACCAGTGAAAGTGGCGAGGTGTGGCTTCCACTTTCTATATGCCCACGATTATGAACAGAACAATCTCACAATTGTACAACGTAGAAGCTGTGACACCAGTTCAGCAGTAGAAGATACTAATACTGATGTGGAGAGAAGCTGTGATGGCACCACCCTGAATATTGATGGTAATGGTGTTGATGCCCAAGACCATGAAATGGACCATATGCATAGATGGCTGGAGCTTCTTTGCAAATTTGTTCATTGGATATGCTGTACAAGACACTAA